In the Podospora pseudocomata strain CBS 415.72m chromosome 5, whole genome shotgun sequence genome, one interval contains:
- a CDS encoding hypothetical protein (EggNog:ENOG503P5VM; COG:U): MNMLDFTHFNAAFPTDGPSPYDSTFSRQIETFRKSFDGVLFIDRVLHRLGIKDASKVYPPHSSSALRSLHNQIITSSPGISPHARLSVLFYLLLDFDEKRGPRTSNLALSLADESGLPSNYQILMRGLWHMDRSEFKFALEYLCHPSLPSEFADDIITVLVKHAKKTEDDYSLPLAYYNTVQPVLKTGESLELLFGALARTSVTEALYFTRMWPENARRGLFERLVGSVIEGGENVGGRVRELVSLPLEGREEEWFNEFVGGRERGGKGGKSARAVRVMREVVTGRGLEQVGVNGVGRW, from the exons atgaaCATGCTCGACTTCACCCACTTCAACGCCGCCTTCCCAACCGACGGCCCATCCCCCTACGACTCAACCTTTTCCCGCCAAATCGAAACCTTTCGCAAATCTTTCGACGGCGTCCTCTTCATCGATCGAGTCCTCCACCGCCTAGGTATCAAAGATG CATCAAAAGTCTACCCCCctcactcctcctccgccctccgctccctccacaaccaaatcatcacctcctcccccggcaTCTCCCCCCACGCCCGCCTCTCAGTCCTCttctacctcctcctcgactttgacgaaAAACGCGGCCCCCGCACCTCCAACCTAGCCCTTTCCCTCGCCGACGAGTCGGGGCTCCCATCCAACTACCAGATCCTCATGCGGGGGCTGTGGCATATGGACAGGTCAGAATTCAAGTTTGCGCTGGAATACCTCTGCCATCCTTCCTTGCCAAGCGAGTTTGCCGATGATATTATAACAGTCCTGGTCAAGCACGCCAAGAAGACGGAGGATGATTACTCGTTGCCGTTGGCGTATTATAACACTGTCCAGCCGGTGCTCAAGACGGGCGAGAGTTTGGAGCTGTTGTTTGGGGCGTTGGCGAGGACGAGCGTGACGGAGGCGTTGTATTTTACTAGGATGTGGCCGGAGAATGcgagaagggggttgtttgagaggttggtggggagtgtgatcgaggggggtgagaatgtgggggggagggtgagggagttggttaGTTTGccgttggaggggagggaggaggagtggtttAATGAGTTTGTGGGGGgtagggagaggggggggaagggggggaagagtgCGAGGGCTGTTAGGGTCATGAGGGAGGTTGTTAcggggcgggggttggagcAGGTGGGGGTCaatggggttgggaggtggtga